The Betaproteobacteria bacterium genome contains the following window.
AGGTGGAAGCCGGCTGGGCCCGGTTGATCCAACGGCGGCTGACGCGCTTTCCCGTGCTATCAGCCGATACCTCTGTCACGGTAAACGGTGCGATTCTCGGCAAACCCACCGATCGCGAACAAGCCGCGGCCTTCTTGACCTCTCTTTCCGGCGCATCCCACCATGTACACACTTGCGTGGCGGTGAAGTTCAACCAACACGCAGAGCATCTGGTTTCCACTACCGAGGTCACGTTTAGGGAACTCACCGAAACGGAAATCAGGCAATATATCTCCACGGGCGAGCCCTACGATAAGGCAGGCGGCTATGCCATACAAGGCCGGGCCGCGTCCTTCATCAGCAAAATCTCCGGTAGCTATTCGGGCGTCGTGGGGCTCCCGCTCTTTGAAACCAGCCAAGTTCTAAGCAAGTTCGGCTTCGACCCATAATCCTCGCAACTCCCTTGTGACCGACGAGATCCTCATCAACGTAACCCCGCAAGAAACCCGTGTCGCGGTCATACAACAAGGTGTGGTGCAAGAGCTGCACGTGGAGCGCGCGAGCAGCCGTGGGTTGGTCGGCAACGTCTACCTGGGCGTGGTAAGCCGGGTGCTGCCGGGCATGCAATCGGCATTCATCGGCATTGGCCTGGAGCGCGCCGCCTTTCTCCACGTGGCCGATATCTGGGAGCACCGCCAAAGCGAAGAACCACGCCCCATAGAGCGCATCCTGCACGACGGGCAGAAAGTCCTGGTGCAGGTCATCAAGGATCCCATCGGTACCAAGGGCGCGCGGCTTGCCACCCAAATCAGCATTGCCGGCCGCCTACTGGTCTATCTGCCACAGGAAACGCATATCGGCATCTCCCAGCGCATCGAGGACGAGACCGAGCGCGCCCACTTGCGGGAAACCTTGCAGAAACTCCTGTCACCGGAATCCAAGGGCGGATTCATCGTTCGCACCATGGCGGAAACCGCCGGCGTGAGCGAACTCACCTCCGATATTGGCTACTTGCAACGCCTTTGGGGCGATATCGAGGAGCGATCGCACCATGTGACCGCGCCTTACTTGCTCTACCAGGATCTGACGCTGAGCCACCGCGTCTTGCGCGACATCGCCAATGAGCAGACTTCGCGAATCCTGGTGGACTCGCGCGAGACTTACCAAAAGCTGCTGGGTTTTGCCCAGGAGTACACGAGCTGCTTTGCCGAGCGCATCAATCACTACGGCGGCGAGCGGCCCCTGTTCGATCTTTACGGCATCGAAGAGGAGATAGAGCAAGCGCTCGCTCGCCGCGTTCCGCTCAAATCAGGCGGGTATCTCGTTCTGGATCAGACAGAGGCCCTCACCACCGCTGATGTGAACACAGGGGGTTTTGTCGGCGGGCGCAGCTTTGACGACACCATCTTCAAGACCAACGTGGAGGCGGCCCATGTCATTGCACGCCAACTGAGGCTGCGCAATCTTGGCGGCATCATCATCGTGGACTTCATCGACATGGAGAACGATAGCCACAAGGAGTCTGTTCTCACGGAGTTCAAGAAGGCCCTCGCCCTCGACCGGACGCGGGTCACGGTAAACGGATTCACCACCTTGGGTCTGGTGGAGATGACCCGTAAGCGTACGCGGGAAAGCTTGGCTCACACGCTGTGTGAACCGTGCGCGACATGCCAGGGCCGGGGGGAACTCAAAACGCCGCAAACCGTGTGTTACGACATTCTGCGGGAGCTGCTGCGCGAAGCGCGCCAATTCAGCGCCAAGGAGTTCCGCATTCTGGCCTCCCAGAAAATCATCGATTTGTTCCTGGACGAGGAATCCCAAAGTTTGGCCATGCTGGGGGATTTCATCGGCAAACCCATCTCCTTGCAAGTGGAGACGCTCTACAACCAGGAGCAGTACGACATCGTCCTCATGTAAACCCCCATTCCTTCCCCGCCCTTCATTTTCCGCCCGCATTGACCGATACCAGGCTGCGCGCGGAGGGGTCCGCGAATCGGATGGAAGCACAAAGGGGAGCACTCATGGGCAATGCCAAGTTTCGGCTGATTACACGCAGCGATTTCGATGGGTTGGTCTGCGCGGTTTTGCTGCGCGAGTTGGACATGATCGACGACATCTTGTTTGTGCATCCCAAGGATATGCAAGATGGCAAGGTCGCGGTGACGCCAACGGACATCACCACGAATTTGCCCTATGTGCCCGGCGTTCATCTGGCATTCGACCATCACGCCTCGGAGACCTTGCGCAATTCCATCCGGGGGAAGAATCACATCATCGATCCGCATGCACCCTCGGCCGCGCGCGTTGTCCATGAATACTACGGCGGCCGCGCCAAGTTTCCCGGAATCAACCCAGAAATGAGGGCAGCGGTGGACAAGGCCGACTCGGCGCAGTACTCGCGAGAGGAAATCCTCAATCCCGCCGGCTGGGTTCTTCTGAACTATCTAATGGATGCCCGCACGGGCTTGGGCCGCTTTCGCGAGTTCCGTGTCTCCAACTACCAGTTGATGATGGACCTCATTTCCTACTGCGCCGGTCACTGCATCGATGAAATTCTCTCGCTGCCGGACGTCAAGGAACGCGTGGAACTCTACTTCCAGCACGAGAGCAAGGCGCGCGAACAGATACTTCGTTGCACTTCGGTCTATCAGAACGTGGCGGTGCTGGATTTGCGCGAGGAAGATCCGATTTTCGCCTGCAACCGCTTCTTGATTTACGCCCTGTTCCCGGAGGCCAATGCCTCCATCCATGTGCTATGGGGATTGAAAAAGCAAAATACCGCGCTTGCCACCGTCAAGTCCATTCTCAACAAGGCAT
Protein-coding sequences here:
- a CDS encoding septum formation inhibitor Maf, whose translation is MHQFERRVYLASRSSRRRELLKQIGVNFEILLLREGPNRAADVDETPAGTESPTDYVTRVALAKVEAGWARLIQRRLTRFPVLSADTSVTVNGAILGKPTDREQAAAFLTSLSGASHHVHTCVAVKFNQHAEHLVSTTEVTFRELTETEIRQYISTGEPYDKAGGYAIQGRAASFISKISGSYSGVVGLPLFETSQVLSKFGFDP
- a CDS encoding ribonuclease G, which encodes MTDEILINVTPQETRVAVIQQGVVQELHVERASSRGLVGNVYLGVVSRVLPGMQSAFIGIGLERAAFLHVADIWEHRQSEEPRPIERILHDGQKVLVQVIKDPIGTKGARLATQISIAGRLLVYLPQETHIGISQRIEDETERAHLRETLQKLLSPESKGGFIVRTMAETAGVSELTSDIGYLQRLWGDIEERSHHVTAPYLLYQDLTLSHRVLRDIANEQTSRILVDSRETYQKLLGFAQEYTSCFAERINHYGGERPLFDLYGIEEEIEQALARRVPLKSGGYLVLDQTEALTTADVNTGGFVGGRSFDDTIFKTNVEAAHVIARQLRLRNLGGIIIVDFIDMENDSHKESVLTEFKKALALDRTRVTVNGFTTLGLVEMTRKRTRESLAHTLCEPCATCQGRGELKTPQTVCYDILRELLREARQFSAKEFRILASQKIIDLFLDEESQSLAMLGDFIGKPISLQVETLYNQEQYDIVLM
- a CDS encoding exopolyphosphatase, with the translated sequence MGNAKFRLITRSDFDGLVCAVLLRELDMIDDILFVHPKDMQDGKVAVTPTDITTNLPYVPGVHLAFDHHASETLRNSIRGKNHIIDPHAPSAARVVHEYYGGRAKFPGINPEMRAAVDKADSAQYSREEILNPAGWVLLNYLMDARTGLGRFREFRVSNYQLMMDLISYCAGHCIDEILSLPDVKERVELYFQHESKAREQILRCTSVYQNVAVLDLREEDPIFACNRFLIYALFPEANASIHVLWGLKKQNTALATVKSILNKACTSDIGAVMLQHGGGGHEAAGTCQPENDRADQVLREVVDRLNADDWARRPKAKNYA